The Sphingomonas sp. KR3-1 genome contains a region encoding:
- a CDS encoding response regulator, with the protein MARIIYVEDDELVGAVVQQILSKAGHIVGVIHHGTLAFDTIAFKKPDLVILDQSLPGMQGLDILRALRRLPALYLTPILMLSAKGSEAAVDEAMGAGANDYLVKPFEPDQLVERVTDVLRNNSFRREASA; encoded by the coding sequence ATGGCGCGGATCATCTATGTCGAGGATGACGAGCTGGTCGGCGCGGTGGTGCAGCAGATCCTCAGCAAGGCCGGGCATATCGTCGGCGTCATCCACCACGGCACGCTCGCCTTCGATACCATCGCGTTCAAGAAGCCCGATCTGGTGATCCTCGATCAGTCGCTGCCCGGCATGCAGGGGCTCGACATCCTGCGCGCGCTGCGCCGGCTGCCGGCACTCTACCTCACCCCGATCCTGATGCTCTCGGCCAAGGGCAGCGAAGCCGCGGTGGACGAGGCGATGGGCGCGGGCGCCAATGACTATCTGGTCAAGCCGTTCGAGCCCGATCAGCTGGTCGAGCGGGTGACCGACGTGCTGCGCAACAACAGCTTCCGCCGCGAAGCCAGCGCCTGA
- a CDS encoding TonB-dependent receptor: MKSLRRSPVLARSASVFAVAVGLATPSLAWAQADNAVTTQSADSGGQEAQDDNSIVVTGIRASLERSIQIKREAPGIVDAISAEDIGKFPDTNLAESLQRIPGVSINRTNGEGSQVTVRGFGPTYNMVTLNGRQLATSSVAVVGGDENADGAQGTSRSFDFSNLATEGVRTLEVYKTGRAAVPSGGIGATINVVSRRPLDDGKTGFNGSIGAKAVYDTSVNNCLDCGSKVTPEVSGVLSWADPDKRFGAMIFGSYQKRNFTSISATSNDWNIIPYSTFLTGGFVRNTPAVIVGNPPTPQICAGTTPSPTCTVVNNAPSNPNQLVAIPNDSRYHYAEGTRERINGQAVVQFRPTDALTITADALYAQNKQSETRSDLSNWFSRPFDVVTFDGNPTVATATYLHETINGQKDEGFEAQSRAQKGKLEDYGLNLEWEMASNFSLKLDGHISTSSSTPDNANGYSSTLVGMGANVVAAHSVSYANGIPQQDITLGASGPLDVNDVGSQVGRTDTSSQRQKVKELRADFGWDFGEGSRFEFGGNYRNTDMHQTFVATQQTLGDWGITAPGDVNARAPGALTAFCLECKFDKFNPGGDPESQLAFRGVASDLYSILSPYYAAQGKAVGVTSSQDNRVKEEIWAAYGQLTWKGELGGAPARLVAGIRYEHTKSSTSSLEAIPAGIAWVSDNDFTVSISNQTQFVNDGTSYSNLLPQIDFQVEFAKNLIGRLSYSKTIARANYGNLFTATTVGGPPRPTNNGGIASASVGNARLKPLESDNFDASLEWYFKPDSYVSVAFFDKRVHNFIGTGQTTSSLFGLRDPSSGAAGSRSGNAKAALAGLGADSSDVNLFVMSALIQATGSVAAATAQFAANYNPATHSLSDAYVQTINNTYDLQGIASDPLYQFQVSQPINNKDAEIYGVELAGQYFLGNTGLGIAAAYTLVRGDVGFNIGADPSQDQFALLGLSDTFSGTLIYEKHGISARVAYNWRDKFLSGINRQGSRNPEFTAPFGQLDASFSYEITHNIAVTLEGINLTETAVRTYARDEKELWYAQELDRRFLLGARFKF, translated from the coding sequence ATGAAAAGCTTGAGGCGCTCGCCTGTACTTGCGCGTTCCGCATCCGTCTTCGCCGTTGCCGTAGGTCTTGCCACTCCCAGCCTCGCCTGGGCGCAAGCCGACAACGCTGTCACAACCCAGTCAGCCGATAGCGGCGGCCAGGAAGCCCAGGACGACAACTCGATCGTCGTCACCGGCATCCGCGCCAGCCTTGAGCGCTCGATCCAGATCAAGCGCGAGGCCCCGGGCATCGTCGACGCGATCTCGGCGGAGGACATCGGCAAGTTCCCCGACACCAACTTGGCGGAATCGCTGCAGCGCATCCCGGGCGTGTCGATCAACCGCACCAACGGCGAAGGCTCGCAGGTCACCGTCCGCGGCTTCGGCCCAACCTACAACATGGTGACGCTCAACGGCCGCCAGCTCGCCACCTCGAGCGTGGCGGTGGTCGGCGGCGACGAGAATGCCGACGGCGCGCAGGGCACCAGCCGTTCGTTCGACTTCTCCAACCTCGCGACCGAAGGCGTGCGCACGCTCGAAGTCTACAAGACCGGCCGCGCGGCCGTCCCCTCGGGCGGCATCGGCGCGACGATCAACGTCGTCTCGCGCAGGCCGCTCGACGACGGCAAGACCGGCTTCAACGGCAGCATCGGCGCCAAGGCGGTCTATGACACCAGCGTCAACAACTGCCTCGACTGCGGCTCGAAGGTCACGCCCGAAGTCTCGGGCGTGCTGAGCTGGGCCGATCCGGACAAGCGCTTCGGCGCGATGATCTTCGGCAGCTACCAGAAGCGCAACTTCACGTCGATCAGCGCCACGTCGAACGACTGGAACATCATCCCCTACAGCACCTTCCTGACCGGCGGGTTCGTGCGCAACACCCCCGCGGTGATCGTGGGCAATCCGCCGACGCCGCAGATCTGCGCCGGCACCACGCCGTCGCCGACCTGCACCGTGGTCAACAATGCGCCGAGCAACCCGAACCAGCTCGTCGCGATCCCGAACGACAGCCGCTATCACTATGCCGAGGGCACGCGCGAGCGCATCAACGGCCAGGCAGTGGTGCAATTCCGCCCCACCGACGCGCTGACGATCACCGCCGACGCGCTCTATGCGCAGAACAAGCAGAGCGAGACGCGTTCGGATCTCTCCAACTGGTTCAGCCGCCCGTTCGACGTGGTGACCTTCGACGGCAACCCGACCGTCGCCACCGCGACCTATCTGCACGAGACGATCAACGGCCAGAAGGACGAAGGCTTCGAAGCCCAGTCGCGCGCGCAGAAGGGCAAGCTCGAGGATTACGGCCTCAACCTCGAATGGGAGATGGCGAGCAACTTCTCGCTGAAGCTCGACGGCCACATCTCGACCTCGTCGAGCACGCCGGACAACGCCAATGGCTACTCGTCGACGCTGGTCGGCATGGGCGCCAATGTCGTCGCGGCCCACTCGGTGAGCTATGCCAACGGCATCCCGCAGCAGGACATCACCCTGGGCGCGAGCGGCCCGCTCGACGTCAACGATGTCGGCTCGCAGGTCGGCCGCACCGATACCTCGTCGCAGCGCCAGAAGGTCAAGGAACTGCGCGCCGACTTCGGCTGGGATTTCGGTGAAGGCAGCCGCTTCGAGTTCGGCGGCAACTATCGCAACACCGACATGCACCAGACCTTCGTCGCCACGCAGCAGACGCTGGGCGACTGGGGCATCACCGCGCCGGGCGACGTGAATGCGCGAGCGCCGGGGGCGCTCACCGCCTTCTGCCTCGAGTGCAAGTTCGACAAGTTCAATCCGGGCGGCGATCCGGAATCGCAGCTTGCCTTCCGCGGCGTCGCCTCGGATCTCTATTCGATCCTGTCGCCCTATTATGCCGCCCAGGGCAAGGCCGTCGGCGTCACGTCCAGCCAGGACAACCGGGTCAAGGAAGAGATCTGGGCTGCCTATGGCCAGCTGACCTGGAAGGGTGAACTGGGCGGCGCGCCGGCACGCCTCGTCGCGGGCATCCGCTACGAGCACACCAAGTCGTCGACCAGCTCGCTCGAAGCGATCCCGGCCGGCATCGCCTGGGTGTCGGACAACGACTTCACCGTCTCGATCTCGAACCAGACGCAGTTCGTCAACGACGGCACCAGCTACAGCAACCTGCTGCCGCAGATCGACTTCCAAGTGGAGTTCGCCAAGAACCTGATCGGTCGCCTATCGTACAGCAAGACGATCGCACGCGCGAACTACGGCAACCTGTTCACCGCGACCACGGTGGGCGGACCGCCGCGCCCGACCAACAATGGCGGCATCGCCAGCGCGTCGGTCGGCAACGCACGGCTGAAGCCGCTCGAATCGGACAATTTCGACGCGTCGCTCGAATGGTATTTCAAGCCGGACAGCTATGTGTCGGTCGCGTTCTTCGACAAGCGGGTGCATAATTTCATCGGCACCGGCCAGACCACCTCGTCGCTGTTCGGATTGCGCGATCCGAGCTCGGGCGCGGCGGGCAGCCGTTCCGGCAATGCCAAGGCCGCCCTGGCGGGCCTCGGCGCCGACAGCAGCGACGTGAACCTGTTCGTCATGTCGGCACTGATCCAGGCGACCGGATCGGTGGCGGCGGCGACGGCGCAGTTTGCCGCCAACTACAATCCGGCAACGCACTCGCTCAGCGACGCCTATGTCCAGACGATCAACAACACCTATGATCTGCAGGGCATCGCCAGCGATCCGCTCTACCAGTTCCAGGTCTCGCAGCCGATCAACAACAAGGATGCCGAGATCTATGGCGTCGAGCTGGCCGGCCAGTATTTCCTCGGGAATACCGGCCTGGGCATCGCGGCGGCCTATACGCTGGTGCGCGGCGACGTCGGCTTCAACATCGGCGCCGATCCGTCGCAGGACCAGTTCGCGCTGCTCGGCCTCTCGGACACGTTCAGCGGCACGCTGATCTACGAGAAGCACGGCATCTCGGCGCGCGTGGCCTATAACTGGCGCGACAAGTTCCTTTCGGGGATCAACCGCCAGGGCTCGCGCAACCCCGAGTTCACCGCGCCGTTCGGCCAGCTCGATGCTTCGTTCAGCTACGAGATCACCCATAACATCGCGGTCACGCTCGAAGGCATCAACCTCACCGAAACCGCGGTGCGGACCTATGCCCGCGACGAGAAGGAACTCTGGTACGCGCAGGAGCTCGATCGCCGCTTCCTGCTCGGCGCGCGCTTCAAGTTCTGA
- a CDS encoding GAF domain-containing protein: MPKLKPIFHALAPLLRNEKQRQAAVDKYGNTAKEPSPELRAIVEEVAELFGSEIGVATVIDRQQQHILACHGAQLGSTDRDISFCGHTIARPNEVMCVFDAANDPRFAGNPLVLGTPHIRFYIGAALISPEGEALGALCAIDKSPRMKLLPEQSKRLRELADRAAALLAAEV, translated from the coding sequence GTGCCCAAGTTGAAACCGATCTTCCACGCGCTCGCGCCCTTGCTGCGCAACGAGAAGCAACGCCAGGCCGCGGTCGACAAATATGGCAACACCGCGAAGGAGCCGTCGCCCGAGCTGCGTGCGATCGTCGAGGAAGTGGCGGAGCTGTTCGGCAGCGAGATCGGCGTCGCCACGGTGATCGACCGCCAGCAGCAGCACATCCTCGCCTGCCACGGCGCGCAACTGGGCTCGACCGATCGTGACATCTCGTTCTGCGGGCACACGATCGCGCGGCCCAACGAAGTGATGTGCGTATTCGATGCGGCGAACGACCCGCGCTTCGCCGGCAACCCGCTGGTGCTCGGCACGCCGCATATCCGCTTCTATATCGGCGCGGCGCTGATCTCGCCCGAGGGCGAGGCGCTCGGCGCGCTGTGCGCGATCGACAAGAGCCCGCGGATGAAGCTGCTGCCCGAGCAGAGCAAGCGGCTGCGCGAGCTGGCCGACCGGGCCGCCGCGCTGCTCGCCGCGGAAGTCTAG
- a CDS encoding alginate export family protein → MRNALLCATALLAAGTAHAQQVKLTPSAEVRLRYEHVDQDGLPNDADAVTLRVRPGLTASWNGWSALVEAEGVVALADLYNDGTNGKTAYPLVVDPENVELNRAQIRYAGKDGQSFTAGRQRLNFADDRFVGTAPWRQSDQTYDALRIQYGKAQGLAFDLAYSWNVLTVNGRNGTGARPRAIGGNNVFVNLGYGTRAGTLTGFAYLVDQDEAAVQGYRLSSQTYGVRFAGRQQLAKDVTLGYAASWASQSDYRRNPNRYAADYWLGELSLNAKALSLTAGYEVLGADKGVALTSVQTPLASYFKFNGWAGKFGTTPPNGLRDLYGTAGYSWKKIGPLDAINLGATWHRFDSDRLGQHYGDELDLIAGVKRGHYALSARYAHYRADAFATDTDKAWLQFDWTL, encoded by the coding sequence ATGAGGAACGCGCTTCTCTGCGCCACGGCGCTGCTCGCCGCCGGCACCGCGCACGCCCAGCAGGTCAAGCTCACCCCCAGCGCCGAGGTCCGCCTGCGCTACGAGCATGTCGACCAGGACGGCCTGCCCAACGACGCCGATGCCGTCACCCTGCGCGTCCGCCCCGGCCTCACCGCCAGCTGGAACGGCTGGTCGGCGCTGGTCGAGGCCGAGGGCGTGGTCGCACTCGCCGACCTCTACAACGACGGCACCAACGGCAAGACCGCCTATCCGCTCGTCGTCGACCCCGAGAACGTCGAGCTCAACCGCGCCCAGATCCGCTATGCCGGCAAGGACGGCCAGTCCTTCACCGCCGGCCGCCAGCGCCTCAACTTCGCTGACGATCGCTTCGTCGGCACCGCGCCCTGGCGGCAGAGCGACCAGACCTATGACGCGCTCCGCATCCAATATGGCAAGGCGCAGGGCCTGGCCTTCGACCTCGCATACAGCTGGAACGTGCTCACGGTGAACGGCCGCAACGGCACCGGCGCCCGGCCCCGCGCGATCGGCGGCAATAATGTCTTCGTCAACCTCGGCTACGGCACCCGCGCCGGCACGCTCACCGGCTTCGCTTATCTGGTCGACCAGGACGAAGCCGCGGTGCAGGGCTATCGCCTCTCCAGCCAGACCTATGGCGTCCGCTTCGCCGGCAGGCAGCAGCTCGCGAAGGATGTGACGCTCGGCTACGCTGCCAGCTGGGCCAGCCAGAGCGACTATCGCCGCAACCCCAATCGCTACGCCGCCGATTACTGGCTGGGCGAGCTCAGCCTCAACGCGAAGGCGCTGAGCCTCACCGCCGGCTACGAGGTCCTCGGCGCGGACAAGGGCGTCGCGCTGACCAGCGTCCAGACCCCGCTCGCCTCCTATTTCAAGTTCAACGGCTGGGCCGGCAAGTTCGGCACCACCCCGCCGAACGGCCTGCGCGACCTCTACGGCACCGCGGGCTATAGCTGGAAGAAAATCGGCCCGCTCGACGCGATCAACTTGGGCGCGACCTGGCACCGCTTCGACAGCGACCGGCTCGGCCAGCATTATGGCGACGAGCTCGACCTGATCGCAGGGGTGAAGCGCGGCCACTACGCGCTCTCGGCTCGCTACGCGCACTACAGGGCGGACGCCTTCGCCACCGACACCGACAAGGCCTGGCTGCAGTTCGATTGGACGCTCTGA
- a CDS encoding type II toxin-antitoxin system Phd/YefM family antitoxin has protein sequence MKVVTSREFNQDVSAAKRVARGEPVFVTDRGRPTHVLMSIDQFRRLTGERESIIDLLALPPGAPDAALSPPERW, from the coding sequence ATGAAGGTCGTCACCAGCCGCGAATTCAACCAGGACGTCAGCGCCGCCAAGCGAGTCGCGCGCGGCGAACCGGTGTTCGTCACCGATCGCGGACGCCCGACGCACGTGCTGATGAGCATCGACCAGTTCCGCCGCCTGACCGGCGAGCGCGAGAGTATCATCGACCTGCTCGCCCTGCCGCCGGGCGCGCCCGACGCAGCCTTGAGCCCGCCGGAGCGCTGGTAG
- a CDS encoding ATP-binding protein, translating to MAELLTRRSQGLVIVALVLLACSAASGVWLFSQKQTADNWVRHTFQVSDRLSHVRILTLRAEVYRRGYLLTGDPEARRSVEGIRRDLPGELAALREMTEDNPRQARRIDYLKALIAQRLVETEQTLAMRGANRAAEATALLGSQANRQETARMIALIAQIGGEEQALLQTRLKRAGGYEGPIQVAGIASGLLVLLLAYLIARERRERMTVLRDANRRLHDDISRREVVEAELALLAMNATDAVLRIDLEGLIIYASPSAEPVMGIEPERLLGMRIGVAVAPEHQEEMFEFHHLLSSGEVERGVITYRTHRADDPSRELWIEAHCGLVRDPASGAAREIIASLRDVTRRKQLELELEAARERAETAVEAKSSFLANMSHEIRTPMNGVLGFADLLLAAELPPEQHRQAQLIVDSSRAMMRLLNDILDLSKIEAGQMQVSPERVDLRHALKGCLKLIEPAAAQKGLTLEFDIDPALPRFVMVDGLRLRQIALNLLGNAVKFTGQGRITLSARQAEGDGGAPRIDVAVTDTGIGIPPERHAAIFEQFVQAEQSTARRYGGTGLGLAISSRLAALMGGELGLRSEMGEGSAFTLCLPLVPAAEMGADEAATAGPARTERALSVLVAEDHDVNQLLMQEMLARLGHRVTIVADGAAAVEAVAASQVEGRPFDLVLMDMQMPVLDGIGATRAIRGAGTPAERLPIVALTANAYADDIAACAEAGMQAHLAKPIQLAELAAAIERWALVAPAPAPAAAPAPAMQLSPALWAKFAARKAELLEAADAFVTGGGTDDAANEALRGLLHKFAGSAGLFGQAALGSQASALEDALEDAAADTRAALAADFLDSLRADPA from the coding sequence ATGGCAGAGTTACTGACGCGCCGGTCCCAGGGGCTCGTCATCGTCGCGCTGGTGCTGCTCGCGTGCAGCGCCGCCTCCGGCGTGTGGCTGTTCTCGCAGAAGCAGACCGCCGACAATTGGGTGCGCCACACCTTCCAGGTTTCCGACCGGCTGTCGCATGTCCGCATCCTGACGCTGCGTGCAGAAGTCTATCGCCGCGGCTATCTGCTCACCGGCGACCCCGAGGCGCGCCGCAGCGTGGAGGGAATCCGCCGCGACCTGCCCGGCGAGCTCGCCGCGCTGCGCGAGATGACCGAGGACAATCCGCGCCAGGCCAGGCGGATCGACTATCTCAAGGCGCTGATCGCCCAGCGGCTGGTGGAGACCGAGCAGACGCTAGCGATGCGCGGCGCCAACCGCGCGGCCGAGGCGACGGCGCTGCTCGGCAGCCAGGCCAATCGCCAGGAAACCGCGCGGATGATTGCGCTGATCGCGCAGATCGGCGGCGAAGAGCAGGCGCTGCTGCAGACGCGGCTGAAGCGCGCGGGCGGCTATGAAGGGCCGATCCAGGTCGCCGGGATCGCCAGCGGGCTGCTGGTGCTGCTGCTCGCCTATCTGATCGCGCGCGAGCGGCGCGAGCGGATGACCGTGCTGCGCGACGCCAATCGCCGGCTGCACGACGATATCTCGCGCCGCGAAGTGGTCGAGGCCGAGCTGGCGCTGCTCGCGATGAACGCCACCGACGCGGTGCTGCGCATCGATCTGGAGGGGCTGATCATCTATGCCTCCCCTTCGGCCGAGCCGGTGATGGGGATCGAGCCCGAGCGGCTGCTCGGCATGCGCATCGGCGTTGCGGTGGCGCCCGAGCACCAGGAAGAGATGTTCGAGTTCCACCACCTGCTTTCCTCGGGCGAGGTCGAGCGCGGGGTGATCACCTATCGCACCCACCGCGCGGACGATCCCAGCCGCGAGCTGTGGATCGAGGCGCATTGCGGGCTGGTGCGCGATCCCGCCAGCGGCGCCGCGCGCGAGATCATCGCCTCGCTGCGCGACGTGACGCGGCGCAAGCAGCTCGAGCTCGAGCTCGAGGCGGCGCGCGAGCGGGCGGAGACCGCGGTGGAGGCCAAGTCGAGCTTCCTGGCGAACATGAGCCACGAGATCCGCACCCCGATGAACGGCGTGCTGGGCTTTGCCGACCTGCTGCTCGCCGCCGAGCTGCCGCCCGAGCAGCATCGCCAGGCGCAGCTGATCGTCGATTCGAGCCGGGCGATGATGCGCCTGCTCAACGACATCCTCGACCTCTCCAAGATCGAGGCCGGGCAGATGCAGGTCAGCCCCGAGCGCGTCGACCTGCGCCACGCGCTGAAGGGCTGCCTCAAGCTGATCGAGCCGGCGGCGGCGCAGAAGGGGCTGACGCTCGAGTTCGACATCGACCCCGCGCTGCCGCGCTTCGTGATGGTCGACGGGCTGCGGCTGCGCCAGATCGCGCTCAACCTGCTCGGCAACGCCGTGAAGTTCACCGGCCAGGGACGGATCACGCTCAGCGCACGCCAGGCGGAGGGCGACGGCGGCGCGCCGCGCATCGACGTCGCCGTCACCGATACCGGCATCGGCATCCCGCCCGAGCGCCACGCCGCGATCTTCGAGCAGTTCGTCCAGGCCGAGCAATCGACCGCGCGGCGCTATGGCGGGACCGGGCTGGGGCTGGCGATCAGCAGCCGGCTGGCGGCGCTGATGGGCGGCGAGCTGGGCCTGCGCAGCGAAATGGGCGAAGGCAGCGCGTTCACGCTCTGCCTGCCGCTGGTGCCCGCCGCGGAGATGGGCGCGGACGAGGCTGCCACCGCCGGCCCGGCGCGCACCGAGCGCGCGCTCAGCGTGCTGGTCGCCGAGGACCACGACGTCAACCAGCTGTTGATGCAAGAAATGCTCGCCCGGCTGGGGCACCGGGTGACGATCGTCGCGGACGGCGCCGCCGCGGTGGAAGCCGTTGCCGCCAGCCAGGTCGAGGGCCGCCCCTTCGACCTGGTGCTGATGGACATGCAGATGCCGGTGCTCGACGGGATCGGTGCCACCCGCGCGATCCGCGGCGCCGGCACGCCAGCCGAGCGGCTGCCGATCGTCGCGCTGACCGCCAATGCCTATGCCGACGACATCGCCGCCTGTGCCGAGGCCGGGATGCAGGCGCATCTCGCCAAGCCCATCCAGCTCGCCGAGCTGGCCGCGGCGATCGAGCGCTGGGCGCTGGTGGCCCCCGCCCCTGCCCCGGCGGCCGCGCCCGCGCCGGCGATGCAGCTCTCGCCCGCGCTCTGGGCCAAGTTCGCCGCGCGCAAGGCCGAGCTGCTCGAGGCCGCGGACGCGTTCGTGACGGGCGGCGGCACCGACGATGCGGCGAACGAGGCGCTGCGCGGGCTGCTCCACAAGTTCGCCGGCTCGGCCGGGCTGTTCGGCCAGGCGGCGCTGGGCAGCCAGGCATCCGCGCTGGAGGATGCGCTGGAAGACGCCGCCGCCGATACGCGCGCCGCATTGGCCGCCGATTTCCTCGACTCGCTGCGCGCCGATCCGGCCTGA
- a CDS encoding cation:proton antiporter: MLDLLNGAWHALTDVLSPHGPAVNAAKSYAPGDFSIHFFLQLAIIILACRVVGWLGQKFLKQPQVVGEMIAGVVLGPSLLGLFFPDLQLAIFPKEARNVLYTGAQLGVGLYMFMVGLTLRLDHFQSKAKSAAGVSAAGIVAPFLLAALITPFLLTVPGLFTPGISQANATLFMGACIALTAFPMLARIINERGLANSALGTLSLTAGAFDDAASWCVLAIVLATFGAGAGVAVLAIGGAVIYTGFMLLWGRKLLAPLGRIVEEKGEMTTGMLAVTMMLFCTSAFIMDAIGIHAIFGGFLMGVCMPRGLFVEELKKKVEPIAVVLLLPMFFTYSGLNTRMDMVNSVELLLIAAGVLAVSVLAKFGACYAAARVAGEDNRTALGIGALMNSRGLMELIIINIGLQKGIIGPTLFSMLVLMAIVTTVMATPLFEAVYGRKARASGELETLEPKLAAVA, encoded by the coding sequence ATGCTCGATTTGTTGAACGGTGCCTGGCACGCATTGACCGATGTGCTCAGCCCGCACGGCCCCGCGGTGAACGCCGCGAAGAGCTATGCGCCGGGTGATTTCAGCATCCATTTCTTCCTCCAGCTGGCGATCATCATCCTCGCCTGCCGCGTGGTCGGCTGGCTCGGCCAGAAGTTCCTCAAGCAGCCCCAGGTCGTCGGCGAGATGATCGCGGGCGTGGTGCTCGGGCCGTCGCTGCTCGGGCTGTTCTTCCCCGATCTTCAGCTCGCAATCTTCCCCAAGGAGGCGCGCAACGTGCTCTACACCGGCGCGCAGCTCGGCGTCGGGCTCTACATGTTCATGGTCGGCCTCACGCTGCGGCTCGATCATTTCCAGTCCAAGGCGAAGAGCGCCGCGGGCGTCTCGGCGGCCGGCATCGTCGCGCCGTTCCTGCTTGCCGCGCTGATCACGCCGTTCCTGCTGACCGTGCCCGGCCTGTTCACCCCCGGCATCAGCCAGGCCAACGCCACCTTGTTCATGGGCGCCTGCATCGCGCTCACCGCCTTCCCGATGCTCGCCCGCATCATCAACGAGCGCGGCCTCGCCAATTCGGCGCTTGGCACGCTGTCGCTGACCGCCGGCGCGTTCGATGACGCCGCGTCGTGGTGCGTGCTGGCGATCGTGCTCGCCACCTTCGGCGCGGGTGCCGGCGTCGCCGTGCTCGCGATCGGCGGCGCGGTGATCTACACCGGCTTCATGCTTCTCTGGGGCCGCAAGCTGCTCGCCCCGCTCGGCCGCATCGTCGAGGAGAAGGGCGAAATGACCACGGGCATGCTCGCGGTCACGATGATGCTGTTCTGCACCTCGGCCTTCATCATGGACGCGATCGGCATCCACGCGATCTTCGGCGGCTTCCTGATGGGCGTCTGCATGCCGCGCGGCCTGTTCGTCGAGGAGCTCAAGAAGAAGGTCGAGCCGATCGCGGTCGTCCTGCTCCTGCCGATGTTCTTCACCTATTCGGGCCTCAACACCCGGATGGACATGGTCAATTCGGTCGAGCTGCTGCTGATCGCGGCAGGCGTGCTCGCGGTGTCGGTGCTCGCCAAGTTCGGCGCCTGCTATGCCGCCGCCCGCGTCGCCGGCGAGGACAACCGCACCGCACTCGGCATCGGCGCGCTGATGAACTCGCGCGGGCTGATGGAGCTGATCATCATCAACATCGGCCTGCAAAAGGGCATCATCGGCCCGACCTTGTTCTCGATGCTGGTGCTGATGGCGATCGTCACCACCGTGATGGCCACCCCCCTGTTCGAAGCGGTCTATGGCCGCAAGGCACGCGCAAGCGGCGAGCTGGAAACGCTCGAGCCGAAGCTCGCTGCCGTCGCCTGA
- a CDS encoding PIN domain-containing protein → MFLLDTPIVFELRHARSGGAEAGLTAWASSVARERLFLSAISLVELETSAADAARRDKAAGAAIRGWIDERLVPAFEGHILPLDAAVARRRGQLAIAETRDALFAATALEHGLTLVTRNSAAFKGARVKLFDPRGYTADAADDEGDWREAGRAGPLWLKNLFVRG, encoded by the coding sequence ATGTTCCTGCTCGACACCCCGATCGTCTTCGAACTGCGCCACGCGCGCAGCGGCGGCGCCGAGGCGGGGCTGACCGCCTGGGCATCGAGCGTGGCGCGCGAGCGGCTGTTCCTCTCGGCGATCAGCCTGGTCGAGCTCGAGACGAGCGCCGCCGACGCCGCGCGGCGCGACAAGGCGGCGGGCGCGGCGATCCGGGGCTGGATCGACGAGCGGCTGGTGCCGGCATTCGAAGGACATATCCTGCCGCTCGACGCAGCGGTGGCACGCCGGCGCGGCCAGCTGGCGATTGCCGAGACGCGCGACGCGCTGTTTGCCGCGACCGCGCTCGAGCATGGCCTGACGCTGGTGACGCGCAACTCCGCCGCGTTCAAGGGCGCGCGGGTGAAGCTGTTCGACCCCCGGGGCTACACCGCCGATGCGGCCGACGACGAAGGCGATTGGCGCGAGGCCGGGCGCGCCGGACCGTTGTGGCTCAAAAATCTGTTCGTGCGCGGCTGA
- a CDS encoding response regulator transcription factor: protein MARIIIADDDEIVGEIARDALIAAGHGAGLVKDGAEALRVIKARRPDLVILDCNMPELSGVLLVQELRKMPDFADLPVMMLTGRRSERDEELARFAGANDYLKKPFDPDELVFRVEEMLGKA, encoded by the coding sequence ATGGCGCGGATCATCATTGCGGACGATGACGAGATCGTGGGCGAGATCGCCCGCGATGCGCTGATCGCCGCGGGGCATGGCGCGGGGCTGGTCAAGGACGGTGCAGAGGCGCTGCGCGTGATCAAGGCGCGTCGTCCGGACCTCGTCATACTCGATTGCAACATGCCGGAGCTTTCGGGCGTTCTCCTGGTTCAGGAGCTGCGCAAGATGCCGGACTTCGCCGATCTCCCCGTGATGATGCTCACCGGCCGCCGTAGCGAGCGCGACGAGGAACTGGCGCGGTTCGCCGGCGCCAACGACTATCTCAAAAAGCCCTTCGATCCGGACGAGCTCGTCTTCCGCGTCGAGGAAATGCTGGGAAAGGCCTGA